From Streptomyces sp. 6-11-2, one genomic window encodes:
- a CDS encoding cation acetate symporter, with protein MNSAYTVPAVALVVVATILVGAFGLRISRTTSDFYVASRTVGPRLNAAAISGEYLSAASFLGIAGLVLVQGADMLWYPVGYTAGYLVLLLFVAAPLRRSGAYTLPDFAEARLASQSVRRLAGAFVVGVGWLYLLPQLQGAGLTLAVLTGAPAALGGVIVAVVVVAIVAAGGMRSITFVQAFQYWLKLTALLVPALFLVLAWQGDGAPRRAYDEPAAFREQRTVRVAETLDLRLEGPLTVTVTGTVDGRAHHERRVSLPAGTHRVEGGTRLTFARGAGVPVAERGGSGGMSTSLVGGREERPLYATYGLILATFLGTMGLPHVVVRFYTSPHGVAARRTTVAVLALIGAFYLLPPVYGALGRLYAPELTLTGSADAAVLLLPDRVIGGLGGDLLGALVAGGAFAAFLSTASGLTMAVAGVLTQDVLPSRGVRHFRLGTVLAMAVPLAASVLVGGLPVADAVGLAFAVSASSFCPLLVLGIWWRRLTPPGAAAGMLAGGGAALVAVAVTMAGLPGTGPLHALLAWPALWSVPLGFLTMMLVSLATPGRVPAGTAAVLARFHLPEQLRAEVKG; from the coding sequence GTGAACTCCGCCTACACCGTCCCCGCCGTCGCCCTCGTCGTGGTGGCCACCATCCTCGTCGGCGCCTTCGGCCTGCGCATCTCCCGCACCACCTCCGACTTCTACGTCGCCTCCCGCACCGTGGGCCCGCGCCTGAACGCGGCCGCCATCAGCGGGGAGTACCTCTCCGCGGCCTCGTTTTTGGGCATAGCCGGACTGGTCCTCGTCCAGGGCGCCGACATGCTGTGGTACCCGGTCGGCTACACGGCCGGCTACCTGGTCCTGCTCCTGTTCGTCGCCGCCCCGCTGCGCCGGTCCGGGGCCTACACGCTGCCCGACTTCGCCGAGGCCCGGCTCGCCTCCCAGAGCGTGCGGCGGCTCGCGGGCGCCTTCGTCGTCGGCGTCGGCTGGCTGTACCTGCTGCCGCAGCTCCAGGGAGCAGGACTCACCCTGGCGGTACTGACCGGGGCGCCCGCCGCGCTCGGCGGAGTGATCGTCGCCGTCGTCGTGGTGGCCATCGTCGCCGCGGGCGGGATGCGCAGCATCACCTTCGTCCAGGCCTTCCAGTACTGGCTGAAACTGACCGCACTGCTCGTCCCCGCCCTCTTCCTCGTCCTCGCCTGGCAGGGCGACGGGGCGCCGCGCCGCGCCTACGACGAGCCGGCCGCCTTCCGCGAGCAGCGCACCGTGCGTGTCGCGGAAACACTCGACCTCAGGCTGGAGGGCCCGCTGACCGTCACCGTGACCGGCACCGTCGACGGCCGCGCCCACCACGAGCGGCGGGTGAGCCTGCCGGCCGGGACGCACCGCGTCGAGGGCGGCACCCGGCTCACCTTCGCCCGGGGCGCCGGAGTCCCGGTGGCCGAGCGCGGCGGCAGCGGCGGCATGTCCACCTCACTGGTCGGGGGCCGTGAGGAACGCCCGCTGTACGCCACCTACGGGCTGATCCTCGCCACCTTCCTCGGCACCATGGGCCTGCCGCACGTCGTCGTCCGCTTCTACACCAGCCCGCACGGCGTGGCCGCCCGCCGCACCACGGTGGCCGTGCTCGCCCTGATCGGCGCCTTCTACCTGCTGCCCCCGGTGTACGGCGCCCTCGGCCGCCTCTACGCCCCCGAACTCACCCTCACCGGGAGCGCGGACGCCGCCGTGCTGCTGCTGCCCGACCGGGTGATCGGCGGCCTCGGCGGGGACCTGCTGGGCGCGCTGGTCGCGGGCGGCGCGTTCGCGGCGTTCCTGTCGACCGCCTCCGGCCTGACCATGGCGGTGGCCGGGGTGCTCACCCAGGACGTGCTGCCCTCGCGCGGTGTCCGCCACTTCCGGCTCGGCACGGTGCTCGCCATGGCCGTACCGCTCGCGGCGAGCGTACTGGTCGGCGGACTGCCCGTCGCCGACGCCGTCGGGCTGGCCTTCGCGGTGTCCGCCTCCTCCTTCTGCCCGCTGCTCGTCCTCGGCATCTGGTGGCGGCGGCTCACCCCGCCCGGCGCGGCCGCCGGGATGCTGGCGGGCGGCGGCGCCGCGCTCGTCGCCGTCGCCGTGACCATGGCGGGCCTCCCGGGCACCGGGCCGCTGCACGCGCTGCTCGCCTGGCCCGCCCTGTGGTCGGTGCCGCTGGGCTTCCTCACGATGATGCTGGTGTCCCTGGCCACGCCCGGCCGGGTGCCGGCCGGCACCGCGGCCGTCCTGGCCCGGTTCCACCTGCCCGAGCAGCTGCGGGCGGAGGTGAAGGGATGA
- a CDS encoding Lrp/AsnC family transcriptional regulator, which yields MNSRQAPFDALDRKILTALMANARSSFAEIGAAVGLSATAVKRRVDRLRESGVITGFTATVKPVALGWRTEAYVEVYCEGAAPPRRLAEVVRHHPEITAAMTVTGGADALLHVRARDVEHFEEVLERIRTEPFIRKTISVMVLSHLLPDSPEAGASQPAPQDAADMR from the coding sequence ATGAACAGCAGGCAGGCACCGTTCGACGCACTCGACCGGAAGATCCTCACCGCTCTGATGGCGAACGCCCGCAGCAGTTTCGCCGAGATCGGCGCCGCCGTCGGCCTGTCCGCGACGGCCGTCAAGCGGCGCGTGGACCGGCTGCGCGAGAGCGGCGTGATCACCGGGTTCACGGCCACGGTGAAGCCTGTGGCGCTGGGCTGGCGCACGGAGGCGTACGTCGAGGTGTACTGCGAGGGCGCGGCCCCGCCGCGGCGGCTGGCCGAGGTGGTGCGCCACCATCCGGAGATCACGGCGGCGATGACGGTGACCGGCGGCGCGGACGCGCTGCTGCACGTGCGGGCGCGGGACGTGGAGCACTTCGAGGAGGTGCTGGAACGCATCCGTACCGAGCCGTTCATCCGCAAGACGATCAGCGTGATGGTGCTGTCCCATCTGCTGCCGGACAGTCCTGAGGCGGGCGCCAGCCAGCCTGCCCCGCAGGACGCAGCAGACATGCGCTGA
- the ddaH gene encoding dimethylargininase yields the protein MPENRVPRRRRFLVCEPRHFGVQYAINPWMHPDVPVDVSLAQAQWHELTRVYRAHGHTVDTVEAVPGLPDMVFAANAAVVVDGRVFGSLFHAPERRPESLPYDTWFKSAGFDVYRPESVCEGEGDFVPAGRWILAGTGFRTTREAHREAQEFLGAPVIGLTLVDPYFYHLDTALFVLDDEGEGNIAYYPDAFSPGSREVLARLYPDALIATREDAMSFGLNSVSDGHHVFISPGATALAEQLADRGYVPVPVDLSEFHKAGGGIKCCTQEIR from the coding sequence GTGCCCGAGAACCGTGTGCCGCGCCGGCGGCGCTTCCTCGTCTGCGAACCCAGACACTTCGGCGTGCAGTACGCGATCAACCCCTGGATGCATCCCGACGTCCCCGTGGACGTGTCCCTGGCCCAGGCGCAGTGGCACGAGCTGACACGCGTCTACCGCGCCCACGGCCACACCGTCGACACCGTGGAGGCCGTGCCCGGCCTGCCCGACATGGTCTTCGCCGCCAACGCGGCGGTGGTCGTGGACGGCCGCGTCTTCGGCTCCCTCTTCCACGCGCCCGAGCGCCGTCCGGAGTCCCTTCCCTACGACACGTGGTTCAAGTCGGCCGGCTTCGACGTCTACCGTCCCGAGTCGGTGTGCGAGGGCGAGGGCGACTTCGTGCCCGCCGGCCGCTGGATCCTCGCCGGCACCGGCTTCCGCACCACCCGTGAGGCCCATCGGGAGGCGCAGGAGTTCCTCGGCGCCCCGGTGATCGGCCTGACCCTGGTGGACCCGTACTTCTACCACCTGGACACGGCGCTGTTCGTCCTCGACGACGAGGGCGAGGGGAACATCGCGTACTACCCGGACGCGTTCTCGCCGGGCAGCCGCGAGGTGCTCGCCAGGCTGTACCCGGACGCGCTGATCGCCACCCGCGAGGACGCCATGTCCTTCGGCCTGAACTCCGTATCGGACGGGCACCACGTCTTCATCTCGCCCGGGGCCACGGCCCTGGCCGAGCAGCTCGCCGACCGCGGCTACGTCCCCGTCCCCGTCGACCTGTCCGAATTCCACAAGGCCGGCGGGGGAATCAAGTGCTGCACCCAGGAGATCCGCTGA
- a CDS encoding ABC transporter substrate-binding protein, with protein MDRLHVSATSHWPNYLPEYVAREFGFYEEEGIDFSRSAPDDWTRVLADLEEGQAEVVLGGLWVPAMYHGRGREYRAFAQLNHRNPKALVVREPVSDFEWTDLEGRIVLAPGAGGTAPYVHTAGLMRKAGVDMSKVRFVRDLSGSMLTELFLGGMGDALVTDAVNAAFLEHRGLAHIAVRYDRAGGLMPNSVYYTTREVLDRDDELVFRFCRALQRSIDWLKTHNADELAGLLAREWPSLDTKVLVPVVDDLRASGIWDDIRVSQDGYAEWLRILAEDGLLDAPVPYADLIDARPAAQAAAEVTP; from the coding sequence ATGGACCGTCTGCATGTCTCGGCTACTTCGCACTGGCCGAACTACCTGCCCGAGTACGTTGCCCGGGAGTTCGGTTTCTACGAGGAGGAGGGAATCGACTTCTCCCGCAGCGCTCCGGACGACTGGACGCGGGTGCTGGCCGATCTGGAGGAGGGTCAGGCCGAGGTCGTTCTCGGGGGGCTGTGGGTGCCGGCGATGTACCACGGGCGTGGCCGTGAGTACCGGGCGTTCGCGCAGCTGAACCACCGCAACCCGAAGGCCCTGGTGGTGCGGGAGCCGGTGTCGGACTTCGAGTGGACGGACCTGGAGGGCAGGATCGTGCTGGCCCCGGGTGCGGGCGGCACCGCGCCGTACGTGCACACCGCGGGGCTGATGCGCAAGGCCGGTGTGGACATGTCCAAGGTGCGGTTCGTACGGGACCTGTCCGGATCGATGCTCACCGAGCTGTTCCTGGGCGGCATGGGGGACGCGCTGGTCACCGACGCCGTCAACGCCGCCTTCCTCGAGCACCGCGGGCTGGCCCACATCGCGGTCCGCTACGACCGGGCGGGCGGGCTGATGCCCAACAGCGTGTACTACACCACCCGGGAGGTCCTGGACCGCGACGACGAACTCGTCTTCCGCTTCTGCCGGGCGCTCCAGCGCTCGATCGACTGGCTCAAGACGCACAACGCCGACGAGCTGGCCGGTCTGCTGGCCCGCGAGTGGCCGTCCCTGGACACCAAGGTCCTGGTCCCGGTCGTCGACGACCTGCGCGCGAGCGGCATCTGGGACGACATCCGCGTCAGCCAGGACGGCTACGCCGAGTGGCTGCGCATCCTCGCCGAGGACGGCCTCCTCGACGCCCCCGTCCCGTATGCGGACCTGATCGACGCCCGCCCCGCCGCGCAGGCCGCCGCCGAGGTGACGCCGTGA
- a CDS encoding LytTR family DNA-binding domain-containing protein produces MLRALAVDDERPSLEELLYLLNADPRIAGVEGAGDATEALRRINRALESGPDGPDAIDVVFLDIHMPGLDGLDLARLLNGFAQPPLIVFVTAHEDFAVQAFDLKAVDYVLKPVRKERLAEAVRRAAQLRGAAPRIPVSEPDPDHLPVELGGVTRFVAVEDITHVEAHGDYARLHTGRGSHLVRIPLSTLEERWRARGFVRIHRRYLVALRHIGELRLDAGTVSVLVGTEELQVSRRHARELRELLIRRTAR; encoded by the coding sequence ATGCTGCGCGCCCTCGCCGTCGACGACGAACGCCCCTCGCTCGAGGAACTGCTGTACCTCCTGAACGCCGATCCCCGGATCGCCGGCGTGGAGGGCGCCGGCGACGCGACCGAGGCGCTGCGCCGCATCAACCGGGCGCTGGAGTCCGGCCCGGACGGACCCGACGCGATCGACGTCGTCTTCCTCGACATCCACATGCCGGGCCTCGACGGCCTCGACCTGGCCCGGCTGCTGAACGGGTTCGCCCAGCCGCCGCTGATCGTGTTCGTCACCGCCCACGAGGACTTCGCCGTGCAGGCCTTCGACCTCAAGGCCGTCGACTACGTGCTCAAGCCCGTCCGCAAGGAACGCCTCGCCGAGGCCGTCCGCCGCGCCGCCCAACTGCGCGGCGCCGCCCCGCGGATACCCGTCAGCGAGCCCGATCCCGACCATCTGCCCGTCGAACTCGGCGGGGTGACCCGGTTCGTGGCCGTCGAGGACATCACTCACGTCGAGGCGCACGGTGACTACGCCCGGCTGCACACCGGCAGGGGCAGCCACCTCGTGCGCATCCCGCTGTCCACCCTGGAGGAGCGCTGGCGCGCCCGCGGCTTCGTCCGCATCCACCGCCGGTACCTGGTCGCCCTGCGCCACATCGGTGAACTCCGCCTGGACGCGGGCACCGTGAGCGTCCTGGTCGGCACCGAGGAACTCCAGGTCAGCCGACGGCACGCGCGGGAACTGCGCGAGCTGCTGATACGCCGGACCGCGCGCTAG
- a CDS encoding MFS transporter — MSTHSAGAAAVDVVDGGSSPAGSAVGRALDSIGFNRAHKLILIMVLLGAFFDVMEENSLGAVGPALKNVWHISTPELAFLQTVTISAMIIGKVVTGAIGDLRGRRFALAFNLFVYCAGALVCALAPNYAVLAVGRFVVGVGLGGELAAGMTLLSELVPTRFRGAVVASLNVGAGGFGNVVSFGFAAVVLGPLGNFFGGPDSSWRWMFGLLVLPAVLVLFYRRYLPETPRYLASRGRIEEANQVLTRLASGRLKGRDLPTVPYLTQPATQEGKAEKVRLGEVFRGELLRRTAALAVVSWMTFGAQITVLVLMPTILVNQGYSITESLTFTMVMNVGSLLGAAAATYAAMHWPRRLVMTGGAVAACLAALAFGFLAGTPALVLVLGGTFQFFVLLLNSTVFAWAPELYPTRVRAFGTSMIAVQGNVAGAFVPIGAGLLLDHAGVVAVFVLTAAMYGVMAVAVRFAPETHGRPLEDINVEASSPATA; from the coding sequence ATGTCCACCCACTCAGCCGGCGCTGCGGCGGTTGATGTGGTGGACGGCGGTTCGTCTCCAGCGGGCTCGGCGGTCGGCCGGGCGCTGGACTCGATCGGTTTCAACCGGGCACACAAGCTCATCTTGATAATGGTTCTGCTCGGCGCGTTCTTCGACGTGATGGAGGAGAACTCGCTGGGCGCGGTGGGTCCGGCGTTGAAGAATGTCTGGCACATCTCCACGCCTGAACTGGCCTTTCTGCAGACGGTCACGATCTCGGCGATGATCATCGGCAAGGTGGTCACCGGTGCGATCGGTGACTTGAGGGGGCGCCGGTTCGCGCTGGCGTTCAACTTGTTCGTGTACTGCGCGGGGGCGTTGGTCTGCGCGCTCGCTCCGAATTACGCGGTGCTGGCGGTCGGGCGCTTCGTGGTGGGTGTCGGGCTCGGTGGTGAGCTCGCGGCGGGGATGACGCTGCTGAGCGAGCTGGTGCCCACCCGGTTCCGGGGCGCGGTGGTGGCGTCCTTGAACGTGGGTGCCGGTGGTTTCGGCAATGTGGTCTCGTTCGGTTTCGCCGCGGTGGTGCTCGGTCCGCTGGGGAACTTCTTCGGTGGTCCGGACAGCAGTTGGCGGTGGATGTTCGGGCTGCTGGTGCTGCCGGCGGTGCTGGTGCTGTTCTACCGCCGGTATCTGCCCGAGACGCCCCGCTATCTGGCTTCCCGCGGGCGGATCGAGGAGGCCAACCAGGTGCTGACGCGGCTGGCGTCGGGCCGGCTGAAGGGCCGTGACCTGCCCACGGTTCCGTATCTGACGCAGCCGGCCACGCAGGAGGGCAAGGCGGAGAAGGTGCGGCTCGGGGAGGTCTTCCGGGGCGAGCTGCTGCGGCGCACGGCCGCGCTGGCGGTGGTGTCCTGGATGACGTTCGGTGCGCAGATCACCGTGCTGGTGCTGATGCCGACGATCCTGGTCAACCAGGGCTACAGCATCACCGAGAGCCTGACCTTCACCATGGTGATGAACGTCGGCAGTCTCCTCGGCGCGGCGGCGGCGACGTATGCGGCGATGCACTGGCCGCGCCGGCTGGTGATGACCGGCGGCGCCGTGGCCGCCTGCCTGGCCGCGCTCGCCTTCGGCTTCCTGGCCGGTACCCCGGCCCTGGTCCTGGTGCTCGGCGGCACCTTCCAGTTCTTCGTGCTGCTGCTGAACAGCACCGTGTTCGCGTGGGCGCCGGAGCTGTACCCGACCCGGGTACGCGCCTTCGGCACCTCGATGATCGCCGTGCAGGGCAACGTGGCCGGCGCCTTCGTGCCCATCGGCGCGGGCCTGCTCCTCGACCACGCCGGCGTGGTCGCGGTCTTCGTCCTGACCGCCGCGATGTACGGGGTGATGGCCGTCGCCGTCCGCTTCGCCCCCGAAACCCACGGCCGCCCCCTCGAAGACATCAACGTGGAGGCCTCTTCGCCGGCCACCGCCTGA
- a CDS encoding aspartate/glutamate racemase family protein translates to MRILIANVNTTASMTETIRAQAAASASPDVEIVGLTPSFGPESVEGNFESYLAAVAVMDRIVRYDEPYDAVIQAGYGEHGREGLQELLDVPVVDITEAAAQMAMLIGRTYSVVTTLDRAVPQIQDRLLLAGLNERCASVRASGLPVLELEADPARAADAIVAEARRAVDEDRAEVICLGCGGMAGLDQKISAATGVPVVDGVAAAVTLAEGLVRLGLSTSKVRSYAPPRPKTVTGWPIVR, encoded by the coding sequence ATGCGCATACTGATCGCCAATGTGAACACGACCGCCTCCATGACCGAGACGATCCGTGCACAGGCCGCGGCCTCCGCCTCCCCCGACGTCGAGATCGTGGGGCTCACCCCCTCGTTCGGGCCGGAGTCGGTGGAGGGCAACTTCGAGAGCTACCTGGCCGCCGTCGCCGTGATGGACCGGATCGTCCGCTACGACGAGCCCTACGACGCGGTGATCCAGGCCGGGTACGGCGAGCACGGCCGGGAGGGCCTCCAGGAGCTGCTGGACGTCCCGGTGGTGGACATCACCGAGGCGGCGGCACAGATGGCGATGCTGATCGGCCGTACGTACTCGGTCGTCACCACCCTGGACCGGGCCGTGCCGCAGATCCAGGACCGGCTGCTGCTCGCCGGGCTCAACGAGCGGTGTGCCTCGGTGCGGGCCTCCGGGCTGCCCGTGCTGGAGCTGGAGGCGGATCCGGCGCGCGCGGCCGACGCGATCGTGGCGGAGGCCCGCCGGGCCGTCGACGAGGACCGGGCGGAGGTGATCTGCCTGGGCTGCGGCGGTATGGCCGGGCTCGACCAGAAGATCAGTGCCGCCACGGGCGTCCCCGTCGTCGACGGCGTCGCCGCCGCGGTCACCCTGGCCGAAGGGCTCGTCCGGCTCGGCCTCAGCACCAGCAAGGTGCGCAGCTACGCACCGCCGAGGCCCAAGACCGTGACGGGCTGGCCGATCGTGCGGTAA
- a CDS encoding ornithine cyclodeaminase family protein, producing MTDQTGTGRAPLLVLDRAQVASLLDLGEVMHVVEQAHAALSTGTARQPDRSAMELPGGAGLLVPMVAAVDPLSSAGVKLLTDTPPNAGRGLPVQQSVITLIDPGTGTCEAILNGAPITLLRTAAASAVATRHLARQGAGVLGLIGAGAQARAHLAALARVMDIGQVLVWSRTRATVEAFAEHARGQGYAVKVADDPEQVVRAAEVLCTLTPSRTPVVRGEWFGPGLHVNAVGAPPRPDHREIDTAGIVRSRVVVDSFSVSSHESGEVLIPMRDGAITPEHFRTELGDVITGRAPGRRSADDITLYNSVGVGIQDVAAARLVVDAARRRGIGTEVHLS from the coding sequence GTGACGGACCAGACGGGTACCGGCCGGGCACCCCTGCTGGTGCTGGACCGGGCGCAGGTCGCGAGTCTGCTGGATCTGGGCGAGGTGATGCACGTCGTCGAACAGGCCCACGCGGCCCTGTCCACCGGCACGGCGCGTCAGCCCGACCGGTCCGCGATGGAACTGCCCGGCGGGGCCGGACTGCTGGTGCCGATGGTCGCCGCGGTCGACCCACTGTCCAGTGCCGGGGTCAAACTCCTCACCGACACCCCGCCCAACGCCGGCCGGGGACTGCCGGTCCAGCAGTCGGTGATCACACTCATCGACCCCGGCACCGGCACCTGCGAAGCGATCCTCAACGGCGCCCCGATCACCCTGCTGCGCACGGCGGCGGCGTCGGCCGTCGCCACCCGGCACCTGGCCCGCCAGGGTGCGGGCGTCCTCGGCCTGATCGGCGCCGGAGCCCAGGCGCGCGCCCATCTCGCCGCGCTGGCACGGGTGATGGACATCGGCCAGGTGCTCGTGTGGAGCCGGACCCGTGCCACCGTCGAGGCGTTCGCCGAGCACGCCCGCGGGCAGGGGTACGCGGTCAAGGTCGCCGACGACCCGGAGCAGGTGGTGCGCGCGGCGGAGGTGCTGTGCACGCTGACGCCGTCGCGTACGCCGGTGGTGCGGGGGGAGTGGTTCGGTCCGGGCCTGCACGTCAACGCGGTCGGGGCGCCGCCGCGGCCGGATCACCGGGAGATCGACACGGCGGGCATCGTCCGCAGCCGTGTCGTGGTCGACAGTTTCTCGGTGTCGTCCCACGAGTCCGGTGAGGTGCTGATCCCGATGCGGGATGGTGCGATCACCCCGGAGCACTTCCGCACCGAACTCGGTGACGTCATCACCGGCAGGGCACCCGGGCGGCGTTCCGCGGACGACATCACGCTCTACAACTCGGTCGGGGTCGGCATCCAGGACGTGGCGGCCGCCCGGCTCGTCGTCGACGCCGCCCGGCGCCGCGGCATCGGCACCGAAGTACACCTGTCCTGA
- a CDS encoding DedA family protein: MAPPLPGPLAHLAPLLSHYGYWAVGAVVLVEDFGVPAPGETILIAAGVYAGAGQLDVVAVALIAFAAAVVGDNIGYLVGHLGGRPFVHRWGRYIFLTPERFAVAERFFGRHGGKIVVVARFIEGLRQANGIIAGTTGMHWLRFLAFNALGAALWVGLWVTLAYAAGTHIGTVYDEISRYQVYVLVALGVLVVALIVRHLLRRRRRED, from the coding sequence ATGGCCCCTCCGCTTCCGGGTCCGCTGGCGCACCTGGCACCGCTGCTCAGCCACTACGGCTACTGGGCCGTCGGCGCCGTGGTCCTCGTGGAGGACTTCGGAGTCCCCGCCCCGGGCGAGACGATCCTGATCGCGGCCGGGGTGTACGCCGGGGCCGGGCAGCTCGACGTCGTGGCCGTGGCCTTGATCGCGTTCGCCGCGGCCGTCGTCGGGGACAACATCGGCTACCTCGTCGGCCACCTCGGCGGACGCCCCTTCGTGCACCGCTGGGGCCGGTACATCTTTCTGACACCCGAGCGGTTCGCGGTGGCCGAGCGGTTCTTCGGCCGGCACGGTGGCAAGATCGTCGTGGTGGCCCGGTTCATCGAGGGCCTGCGCCAGGCCAACGGCATCATCGCCGGCACCACGGGCATGCACTGGCTCCGCTTCCTCGCCTTCAACGCGCTCGGCGCGGCGCTGTGGGTCGGCCTGTGGGTGACCCTCGCCTACGCCGCGGGCACGCACATCGGCACCGTCTACGACGAGATCAGCCGCTACCAGGTGTACGTGCTCGTGGCACTCGGGGTCCTCGTCGTCGCGCTGATCGTGCGGCACCTGCTGCGGCGCAGGCGACGCGAGGACTGA
- the rocD gene encoding ornithine--oxo-acid transaminase gives MTAPARTRTSAELIQAEEPVLAHNYHPLPVVVAGAEGTWVEDVEGRRYLDMLAGYSALNFGHRHPVLTEAAHRQLDRLTLTSRAFHNDRLAEFAERLAALTGQDMVLPMNTGAEAVESGIKVARKWAYEVKGVPADRATIVVAADNFHGRTTTIVSFSTDETARSGFGPFTPGFKIVPYNDPAALEAAIDETTAAVLIEPIQGEAGVLIPDDGYLAGVRELTRRAGCLFIADEIQSGLGRTGRTLAVEHEDVVPDVLLLGKALGGGIVPVSAVVGSREVLGVLRPGEHGSTFGGNPLAAAVGTAVVGLLETGEFQLRAAELGKVLHEGLVQLVGRGVVGFRSRGLWAGVDVDPAIGTGREIGERLMREGVLAKDTHGSTIRLAPPLTITEEELRSALASLEKVLAA, from the coding sequence ATGACCGCACCTGCCCGTACCCGTACCTCCGCAGAGCTGATCCAGGCCGAGGAGCCGGTCCTCGCGCACAACTACCACCCGCTGCCCGTGGTCGTGGCCGGCGCCGAGGGCACCTGGGTGGAGGACGTCGAGGGGCGCCGCTACCTCGACATGCTGGCCGGTTACTCGGCGCTCAACTTCGGTCACCGCCACCCCGTGCTGACCGAGGCCGCCCACCGCCAGCTCGACCGGCTCACCCTGACCTCGCGGGCGTTCCACAACGACCGCCTCGCCGAGTTCGCCGAGCGGCTGGCGGCGCTGACGGGGCAGGACATGGTGCTGCCGATGAACACCGGCGCCGAGGCGGTGGAGAGCGGCATCAAGGTCGCCCGCAAGTGGGCGTACGAGGTCAAGGGCGTCCCGGCCGACCGGGCGACGATCGTGGTCGCGGCGGACAACTTCCACGGCCGTACGACGACGATCGTCAGCTTCTCGACGGACGAGACGGCACGGTCGGGTTTCGGGCCGTTCACTCCGGGCTTCAAGATCGTCCCGTACAACGATCCGGCGGCCCTGGAGGCGGCGATCGACGAGACGACGGCGGCGGTGCTGATCGAGCCGATCCAGGGCGAGGCCGGCGTACTCATCCCCGACGACGGCTACCTCGCCGGCGTGCGGGAGCTGACCCGCCGGGCGGGCTGCCTGTTCATCGCGGACGAGATCCAGTCGGGCCTCGGGCGCACCGGGCGCACCCTGGCCGTCGAGCACGAGGACGTCGTCCCGGACGTCCTGCTGCTGGGCAAGGCCCTCGGCGGCGGCATCGTGCCGGTGTCCGCGGTCGTCGGGTCCCGGGAGGTGCTCGGGGTCCTGCGGCCCGGCGAGCACGGGTCGACGTTCGGCGGCAATCCGCTGGCCGCGGCGGTCGGCACGGCGGTCGTCGGGCTCCTGGAGACGGGCGAGTTCCAGCTCCGGGCGGCGGAGCTGGGCAAGGTGCTGCACGAGGGGCTCGTCCAGCTGGTAGGCCGGGGTGTCGTCGGCTTCCGCTCACGGGGCCTGTGGGCGGGCGTGGACGTGGATCCGGCGATCGGCACCGGGCGGGAGATCGGCGAGCGCCTGATGCGGGAGGGCGTCCTGGCCAAGGACACCCACGGTTCCACGATCCGGCTGGCGCCGCCGCTGACCATCACCGAGGAGGAGCTGCGCTCGGCCCTCGCCTCACTGGAGAAGGTGCTGGCCGCCTGA